TATTTAATGCGGACGATGCAAACAAAGCACCGGAACAAGATTGTTCGTCAACTCGCTTTCGCTGATTTACTTAAtcgatttttaaatttttgggATCTAAATTTTGCTACCGGCCTCGCTGTTGTTCCGCTCATCCATCATATTGATAGGTATCGTGTCATCTTGCGATGGCTAGCGATGACATCATAAAAGCCAGCTCTTGAATGgaatgaacaattttgcactATTGCAATAGTGCTTGGTGCATGGGAACTATTCAATCACCCAATTGTagcacttttttttgtattttttttttactaaacaTTAATTTGCATTTCATCTTTATCATCTTTTCTCACAGTGCGCAAATAATACCAGTACTAAAGACTGACCTACCCAGCAGCAGTGACATTGGGAGCACCAATGAACAACGCTCAAAGCGCAACATTGATAAGGATAGTGATGCGAACAGCATCATCCACGTTGAGAACCCCGAAACCGAGGATCAGGGCACACTTCGCATCGAAGGATATCGAATCGAAAACTCGGAACTGGCGCCCGAACGAGACGATAACGATGTACCGTCGGTGCGCATCAACACGCAGGTGCAGCTGCGCCTGTTCGGTACGGGTATTACGCGGAATGTGGCCATCATCTTCACGCACGAAACCTACCGGTTCGGGGGCCCGTGTCAGGTGCCGGTCACGGAAAAGTTTCACGTAAGCTTTGCTCAGTGCAGTGCAGCCGGGGGCGATGCAATTAATGCCATTTGCTTTTCACTTTTCTCCCAGGTAACGTATGCGGAACCGAACGGTCGCAGTGGGCTGGTGGAAATCGAGCTGCCGGAAGTGATCAAGAACAAAAAGTATTTCTACATGTGCGCAAAGTACGAGAGCGTCGATCCGTTGGAAGGCTCGGATGAATACGATAAGGTACGAGGGTGAAAGCGTGGGAAGAGGGAAGGGAGAAGAGTACGCTTTAACGATGCAAACAGCATGGAGGACCATGTGCGCTTCCCCACCACATGGTCGTGTTTGCGCTTGGGTAGTGCATGTGGATAGTATACATCTAGGCGCTTACCTTGTGAATTCATCGATTCTTTCACAATTCGCAGGAAGCATCGAAAGTAAACCCTTTTCTACACCAAGGATCGGATATGTGGTTGCGCATGACTAGCCATCAGCCGTTGCTACCGCTCTGGCTGTCGATCACAGTGATTGCCGTGTGTCTGATGTTTTCGGCGCTCTTCTCTGGCCTTAACTTAGGTCTTATGTCGTTGGATAAAACCGATTTGCAGGTACGCTTTgctcgtgtgtttgtgttacaCTACCACTACCATACTGATTATCATTGCCCATGCCCAATAGATCCTGTGCAATACTGGCAGCGACAAGGAAAAGGAATACGCCAGGGCCATTCAGCCGGTTCGCAAGCACGGCAACTATTTGCTGTGCAGCATTCTGCTCGGCAACGTGCTGGTCAACTCAACGTTCACCATCCTGCTGGACAGTCTTACATCGGGACTGTTTGCCGTCATTGGTTCCACCGTTGCGATTGTAATTTTTGGCGAAATCATTCCACAGGTGAGACAGAAAAGTTTTGGATGAAAAGCGCAGCAGCGAAAACACTGAAGCAAAGTAATTAACTTAACCGTTTATCATAGGCCATCTGTTCGCGACACGGTCTCGCGGTAGGAGCGAAAACTATTTATATCACCCGAGCGTTTATGATGCTCACATATCCAGTATCGTACCCAACGTCGAAAATACTCGACCTTATTCTGGGCAAGGAAATTGGCAATTTCTACGATCGCGACCGGCTAAAGGAGTTGGTCCAGGTAAAACGATCCCCATTAGCACTCATTGGACAGTGGCAAACAGATGTACAAATGTATAATATCATTATATTGCTCGCCCCGCTGCAGGTTACGAAAGATGTAAACGATTTGGATAAGGATGAAGTGAACGTCATTTCCGGTGTTCTTGAGTTGCGTAAGAAAAAAGTGGAAGACGTGATGACTCGTCTCGAAGATGCCTACATGCTGCCGATGGATGCAGTGATGGATTTCGAAACCATCTCCGAAATTATGCAGACAGGTAACAGCGCGATCCATGTGTGATCATTTTGATTGTTTGCACAATgtttggcatgttttttttcatttcaggcTATTCGCGCATTCCCGTGTACGAAGGGGAACGCACGAACATAAAATCCATCCTGCACATCAAGGATCTGGCATTCGTCGACCCGGACGATAACACCCCGATACGGCAGATTTGCGAGTTTTACGGCAACCGGTTACACTTCGTCTTCTTCGACCAGACGCTGGACGTAATGTTTAAGGAGTTTAAAAGTGGCGAGTTCGGGCACATGGCGTTCATACAGAACGTAAACTCGGAGGGCGAGGGCGATCCGTACTACTACACGCTTGGGCTGATCACGCTCGAGGACGTGATTGAGGAGCTGATACAGGCAGAAATAGTCGACGAAACGGACGTGTTCACCGACAACCAGAGCAAAGTACCGCGCAAACGTATCAAGCGGCAGGGTGTGCCACTGTTCGGCCATCGGTCGGACAAAAATATGGAAGTGCAGCGTATACGCATCGGCCCGCAGCTTCTGTTCGCTACGTACCAATTCATATCGACCGGTAAGTGCAGAGCGCTTTGTcagtaatgttttattttccggAAATATGATGAAAGTGCAAACGCGTTATCATTTCCATTAAGGCGTAACGGCGTTTACACCAACCTGCATCTCGGAAACGATCCTGCGCCGCTTGCTGAGTCAAAACATTTTCCATCACATCAAGAtcaagagcaaaacaaacaacgaacGCGTGGTAATTATCGAGCGCGGTGCTGCGATCGACCATTTTGTGCTGATCCTCGAAGGGCGCGTGGAGGTAACCGTAGGCAAGGAGAATTTGCTGTTTGAGAGCGGACCGTTCACCTACTACGGGCTGCAGGCGATCGTGCAAAGTCCCAGCTGTGGTAAGACAGCACACTTACATTGCTACTTTTACGGATGATATCATGTTGTTGCTAAATTTAACGTTATGTTTTGATTCGTATTGCCCCAGATACGTCCACCAACACGCCGCAGCAAATTTTGGGATCGCTTGAATCAATCAATCGCGACGCCAACTCCAAGCATGTCTTCATACCGGACTACACGGTGAAGGCGATCACGGACGTGCTGTACTTGCAGATCCACCGCAATCTCTATCTGGCGGCCAAACGTGCCACACTGATGGAGCGCAAGCAGAAACTGGGCGACCAGTCGATGGATCCAATCGACGCGGAGGTAGAGCAGGTATGATATCAGAGCAAGTCGTCAGTGACAGAGCTTcctgtaatgtttttttttttggttttgctacTCTAGTTGATGCACTCGCTGGATAAAGCAGACCAGAACAGTATCACACCCGATGCCACCAACTTGACTGTCAATTCCGGGGCGAAGGCTAGTAAATCGTCAAGCGATGTGGCCTCACCGATTACGGCCTTAAATGTAAGTTTAGCGTGCGTTTAGAAGCAACATCCTTTTCCTCCCTTCGGatattgtttgcatttcgATATATGAATTGATACAAATGATATGTATAAGTTTGTACCCCGACTGTAGCCCGTGAATGTTCTGTGTAAGTGTAACACTAATGTGAACAGTGTGTAGCTGTGTACTTAGGTTTTTGATCGTCGTCGTTATTAGTGATCATTGTTTTACCCGTTGTAAAAGCTAACCGGTTGCAATTCCATGTTTTTTCTGTCTTTTTCTCATTAAAGGATCCTATTAACAATACGAACTCCTCTGTGACTCGCAACCATATAGTATTAGAGCACGACAATTCTTCCAGTGCCGCTGCTGCCAACGATATTAACATAGGTAGTtacaattgaaaaatgtacCCCCAATAATAGCATTTTGTGTAGTGTCCCCTGTTACCTGTTAATTGACAGCCAAGAGCCGTCAATAAGCAACAAGCATCCGTACACTAATCCATAATCCTTCGCCATGTTTCTGCCACACACATCCGGTTTGCCGTCTGCCGGGGTTTTGTTACAGGAGCATCGACCAGCTACGGAAATGAAATGGTTGTCGCCGGGGACCGGGACACGGATCCCAGCAGTGCCCCACTGCTGCCAAAGCCATAACCCACGGTGTACCTCGTTGTACTGTACTACACCCTCGCGTACAGCACCAGCAGAGCATCCGGCCATGCATCGAacgcatcatcaccaccaacaccaccacccggACCATTGCCAATTCGATAGGAGTTTATCGTTCGACTGTTGGATGTCGTGTTAgcctgtgcgtgcgtgcgtgcgtgcgtgttccGATCCACTTCCTCACTCTGATCCCCTCTAAACTACCTACTTGTTCGATAAATTTACTCTGctatatattattaaaaaccgTTACCTAGAGTTTATCAGGGTTTGTGCTAATAATCGTGgggcatttttgtttttgttttaaacttACGCAAAGCACGTGCAATACACGGACCGAACGCGTACGCGAAAGAGTAGTAGTAGAAATGCGCTATACGCGCTAGTGAGATTTGTTAACGTTGTTGGGCCAGAGATTGTTGTTTAACGACTGTGTAAATTAGTATTACTGTTATTATTTTCGCGTGACGCTCGGGTTGTGCTCCCCAAAACCCCGTCCGACGGTATCATGACGGAGCAACACTTAAAGGCATAAAAGAACGCCCCGCCGCAACATTGCACCCGTGGATTGGatcagtgctgctgctgaaaagTCGGTGGTAGTGTATCTCCTCGCAGCAATCGTTATAGCCAGCGTCTGTCGTTAAGGCAATCGTTTTGTAGCCAATTCCTTCACTCAGTTAATCCACACCTGAGCGTACAAAAGAGCGTGCCTACTTCTCCGTCCGCCGGACCGCCGGATCAAGCGGCAACCGGGGACCGGGAAGGATCGCGAAAGCCCCGTTACTGACTGGTGAAAGTATACCGAGCGAtagaacaaacacaaacgtcTATTGGACGTCGAGGGGCACCGTGTGCTATATTTATCCTAGGACGAGCAATCCGTGCGCGATGTACTTACGGGATGGGAGGGAGGCGTAGGCAAAAATGTATCGCGATGGTTGATGGTCCGCAACACTGTAGAACCCAAAAAGTGAAgccaaaagattaaaaaaaaaaaaaaaacacacacacacatgtgcggCCATGATGGCTCCAGCGAATTAGGAAAGTAGTGTATGATAGGGTACAATCGAAATGGTAAAACGCGTTAAAAGCAAGATCGTGTGACTGAGCGCACTTAACAGTACCGTATCGGGAAATATGGAAAACCCTATTGTTTAGTGTACAGGACAGCGGATTAGGAACGAAACCGAAGATGTATCGAGGTCTGCAAGCATTCAGCCGTTGTTTTCGGTGTGCAgcacggtttgtttgtttttttttttttttgttggttttagtTCTATTACGAAGCTTTGGTTaa
This is a stretch of genomic DNA from Anopheles merus strain MAF chromosome 2R, AmerM5.1, whole genome shotgun sequence. It encodes these proteins:
- the LOC121589937 gene encoding unextended protein — encoded protein: MARSGRWAMLKIIAQHLTAAVLPLLLLGGATWRTVDSRAVVDRGHDVGSPEMQPIVGGAERVAIVTVVPGTGGTLRLYGDAGDGRTFLVDRVRAQCHEQQLHVVESFPPGVERSAAVPAMEEELWRGGTMLCWSLQGNVIELVIKEDAQIIPVLKTDLPSSSDIGSTNEQRSKRNIDKDSDANSIIHVENPETEDQGTLRIEGYRIENSELAPERDDNDVPSVRINTQVQLRLFGTGITRNVAIIFTHETYRFGGPCQVPVTEKFHVTYAEPNGRSGLVEIELPEVIKNKKYFYMCAKYESVDPLEGSDEYDKEASKVNPFLHQGSDMWLRMTSHQPLLPLWLSITVIAVCLMFSALFSGLNLGLMSLDKTDLQILCNTGSDKEKEYARAIQPVRKHGNYLLCSILLGNVLVNSTFTILLDSLTSGLFAVIGSTVAIVIFGEIIPQAICSRHGLAVGAKTIYITRAFMMLTYPVSYPTSKILDLILGKEIGNFYDRDRLKELVQVTKDVNDLDKDEVNVISGVLELRKKKVEDVMTRLEDAYMLPMDAVMDFETISEIMQTGYSRIPVYEGERTNIKSILHIKDLAFVDPDDNTPIRQICEFYGNRLHFVFFDQTLDVMFKEFKSGEFGHMAFIQNVNSEGEGDPYYYTLGLITLEDVIEELIQAEIVDETDVFTDNQSKVPRKRIKRQGVPLFGHRSDKNMEVQRIRIGPQLLFATYQFISTGVTAFTPTCISETILRRLLSQNIFHHIKIKSKTNNERVVIIERGAAIDHFVLILEGRVEVTVGKENLLFESGPFTYYGLQAIVQSPSCDTSTNTPQQILGSLESINRDANSKHVFIPDYTVKAITDVLYLQIHRNLYLAAKRATLMERKQKLGDQSMDPIDAEVEQLMHSLDKADQNSITPDATNLTVNSGAKASKSSSDVASPITALNDPINNTNSSVTRNHIVLEHDNSSSAAAANDINIGASTSYGNEMVVAGDRDTDPSSAPLLPKP